From Campylobacter upsaliensis, the proteins below share one genomic window:
- the recO gene encoding recombination protein RecO: MQGFILHTQRVRDEDLIVYILSPKTLLKTYRFYGLRHSSILSGYKIDFALEENSSFLPRLKDVLHLGFSWILDREKMLFWQEFIRLLYGHLKEVSELDSFYFDLLDECAKRFLKQNPKRVILDAYVRILEFEGRLHKDFICFACDEKIKGNITLLRAFLPSHDFCAFSYEFPHQKLEIFYEKKNCSIFNDEEIHKLYELVKQGL; encoded by the coding sequence TTGCAAGGCTTCATTTTGCACACACAAAGGGTTAGAGACGAGGATTTGATCGTCTATATTTTAAGCCCTAAGACACTTTTAAAGACTTATAGATTTTACGGCTTAAGGCATTCTAGTATATTAAGTGGATATAAGATAGATTTTGCTCTTGAGGAAAATTCTAGCTTTTTGCCTCGTCTTAAAGATGTGCTTCATTTAGGTTTTTCGTGGATTTTAGATAGAGAGAAAATGCTTTTTTGGCAGGAATTTATACGCCTTTTATATGGGCATTTAAAAGAGGTAAGTGAGCTTGATAGCTTTTATTTTGACTTGCTTGATGAATGTGCCAAACGCTTTTTAAAGCAAAATCCAAAAAGAGTCATTCTAGATGCTTATGTGAGAATTTTAGAATTTGAGGGGAGGCTGCATAAAGACTTCATTTGCTTTGCTTGTGATGAAAAAATTAAAGGCAATATCACGCTTTTAAGAGCCTTTTTACCTTCGCACGATTTTTGTGCTTTTTCTTATGAATTTCCCCATCAAAAGCTTGAAATTTTTTATGAGAAGAAAAACTGCTCCATTTTTAATGACGAGGAAATTCACAAGCTTTATGAGCTTGTTAAGCAGGGCTTATGA
- the ribD gene encoding bifunctional diaminohydroxyphosphoribosylaminopyrimidine deaminase/5-amino-6-(5-phosphoribosylamino)uracil reductase RibD has translation MKEFYMNLALKEAWKYQFLTYPNPAVGCVILDKNNQILSIKAHEKQGEAHAELNAIKEALKVLKPEFNFPKEPNALHDFILTNHQKLLQNATAFVTLEPCAHQGKTPPCAKLFSTLKFKKVFVSVKDENQIASGGAEFLRQNGILVEMGILEKEGRELLKPFLKWQKGTFKLFKLALSLNGSALGKFISNETSRTYAHQIRSIIDLLVVGGGTLRKDRPILDSRLCGGKAPNLCILSRQNLESFDKTIPAFNVKNRQIFTQIPSNAKFLMYEGGAEFLKSFKNQMDMFLIFHNAKFNQEENVKLDLELRPLFKGNFKEDSYGIYELL, from the coding sequence ATGAAAGAATTTTATATGAATTTAGCCCTAAAAGAGGCTTGGAAATATCAATTTTTAACTTACCCTAATCCAGCAGTTGGTTGCGTTATCCTTGATAAAAATAATCAAATTTTAAGCATTAAAGCCCACGAAAAACAAGGCGAAGCTCACGCTGAATTAAACGCTATTAAAGAAGCCTTAAAGGTTTTAAAGCCCGAATTTAATTTCCCAAAAGAGCCAAATGCCCTGCATGATTTTATCCTTACAAATCATCAAAAACTCCTACAAAACGCTACCGCTTTTGTAACTTTAGAGCCTTGCGCACATCAGGGTAAAACTCCACCTTGTGCGAAGCTTTTTAGCACGCTTAAATTTAAAAAAGTTTTTGTAAGTGTTAAAGATGAAAATCAAATCGCAAGCGGTGGGGCGGAGTTTTTAAGGCAAAATGGTATTTTAGTGGAAATGGGAATTTTAGAAAAAGAGGGTAGGGAGCTTTTAAAGCCTTTTTTAAAATGGCAAAAGGGCACTTTCAAGCTTTTTAAACTCGCCCTAAGTCTTAATGGCAGCGCTTTAGGCAAATTTATTAGCAATGAAACAAGCCGCACTTATGCGCATCAAATTCGCTCCATTATCGATCTTTTAGTCGTTGGTGGAGGGACTTTAAGAAAAGATCGCCCCATTTTAGACTCTAGACTTTGTGGAGGTAAAGCACCAAATCTTTGCATTTTAAGTCGTCAAAATTTAGAAAGTTTTGATAAAACTATCCCCGCTTTTAATGTCAAAAATCGCCAAATTTTCACGCAAATTCCTTCTAATGCGAAATTTTTAATGTATGAGGGTGGGGCGGAGTTTTTAAAAAGCTTTAAGAATCAAATGGATATGTTTTTAATCTTTCACAATGCTAAATTTAATCAAGAAGAAAATGTCAAACTTGATTTAGAATTAAGACCGCTTTTTAAAGGAAATTTTAAGGAGGATAGTTATGGAATTTACGAGCTTTTATAA
- the fliL gene encoding flagellar basal body-associated protein FliL, with product MEEEVENSEEKKKKGSSLVIIIIVVLFVLLLTIMGFIAYLLTSTSSDEGAVTEAPKEEAKPAAKTSQAPTQRGSDYANIGPMYPLEPFTLNLLSDSGSRYVKCTIELEQNSELLKTELDKKVAIIRDVIIRTLTAKTFEEISTSKGKERLKDELVGKINEILTDGFIKNVYFTDFVVS from the coding sequence ATGGAAGAAGAAGTAGAAAATTCGGAAGAGAAAAAGAAAAAAGGAAGTTCTCTTGTTATTATCATCATTGTTGTGCTTTTCGTTTTACTTCTTACTATTATGGGCTTTATCGCCTATCTTCTTACCTCCACTTCGAGCGATGAGGGTGCAGTAACCGAAGCACCAAAAGAAGAAGCCAAACCAGCAGCAAAAACCTCTCAAGCACCAACGCAAAGAGGAAGTGATTATGCTAATATCGGTCCTATGTATCCGCTTGAGCCTTTTACCTTAAATTTATTGAGTGATAGTGGTTCGCGTTATGTAAAATGCACCATAGAGCTAGAGCAAAATAGTGAGCTTTTAAAAACAGAGCTTGATAAAAAGGTCGCCATTATCCGTGATGTGATTATACGCACTTTGACGGCTAAGACTTTTGAAGAAATTAGCACGAGTAAGGGTAAAGAAAGACTAAAAGACGAGCTTGTCGGTAAAATCAATGAAATTTTAACGGACGGCTTTATTAAAAATGTCTATTTTACGGATTTTGTCGTTTCTTAA
- the acpS gene encoding holo-ACP synthase, with protein MRVGCDLISIERVEKIYNKHGKIFLDKFLSPEEQKLIKNSATLAGFWAAKEAASKALGVGISKHCGFLDMTISKSKKNAPKIKFCKKTKRKFHIKKAKVSITHDKGVAMAVVIVK; from the coding sequence ATGCGTGTGGGTTGTGATTTAATTTCCATAGAAAGAGTAGAAAAAATTTACAACAAACACGGCAAAATTTTTTTAGATAAATTCCTAAGCCCTGAGGAGCAAAAACTCATCAAAAATTCAGCTACCTTAGCTGGCTTTTGGGCGGCGAAAGAAGCGGCAAGTAAGGCTCTTGGGGTTGGGATTTCTAAGCATTGTGGCTTTTTAGATATGACAATTTCAAAAAGCAAAAAAAATGCCCCTAAAATCAAATTTTGTAAAAAAACTAAACGCAAATTTCACATCAAAAAAGCTAAGGTAAGTATCACGCACGATAAGGGCGTGGCTATGGCTGTTGTGATTGTAAAGTAA
- a CDS encoding galactosyltransferase-related protein — protein MKYSIIIPVDLKLRPLDILKKVRLILQRANEDTELIFGHNDRGGFFDKKLKKLIATKKNAKLASKPFYKELICQALLRNEAFKLSSCEYIYLMDVDCLLDEQVNLACIKELQSGQSEFMFLPCLYLSSKGSRVVLKKSREELFDAFITYKKDLFTSLALPSACIFMKRADYIAIGGFDENFRGRGGEDFDFMLRLALFKKALTPSKDLMDNVFYKAPLLSSGFRKYLAFFSLPYFFEKRVIFHIHHSRNRLRAYFRRYGQNAQILEQKRYFEEENLSPYGKSLLKLYESLCHKYQINLDTYSILFHDYRPKLLSLERFLLFLKRL, from the coding sequence ATGAAATATAGCATTATTATCCCTGTGGATTTAAAACTTCGCCCCCTTGATATTCTTAAAAAAGTAAGGCTCATCTTACAAAGGGCTAATGAGGATACAGAACTCATTTTTGGGCATAATGATAGAGGGGGATTTTTTGATAAAAAGCTTAAAAAACTCATCGCTACTAAAAAAAATGCCAAATTAGCCTCCAAACCCTTTTATAAAGAGCTTATCTGCCAAGCCTTGCTAAGAAATGAAGCCTTTAAACTTAGCTCTTGTGAATATATTTATTTAATGGATGTAGATTGCTTACTTGATGAGCAGGTCAATTTAGCTTGTATTAAGGAGCTTCAAAGTGGTCAAAGTGAATTTATGTTTTTGCCTTGTCTTTATCTTTCATCTAAAGGCTCAAGAGTTGTTTTGAAAAAGAGTCGTGAAGAGCTTTTTGACGCTTTTATCACTTATAAAAAGGACTTATTTACTAGCCTTGCCCTGCCTAGTGCTTGCATTTTTATGAAAAGGGCTGATTATATTGCTATTGGGGGCTTTGATGAGAATTTTAGGGGGCGTGGGGGAGAGGACTTTGACTTTATGCTGCGTCTTGCTTTATTTAAAAAGGCTTTGACACCGAGTAAGGATTTAATGGACAATGTTTTTTATAAAGCCCCCTTGCTTTCAAGTGGCTTTCGTAAATATCTTGCCTTTTTTTCTTTGCCATATTTTTTTGAAAAAAGGGTGATTTTTCACATACATCATAGTAGAAATAGGCTTCGTGCTTATTTTAGACGCTATGGACAAAACGCCCAAATTTTAGAGCAAAAACGCTATTTTGAAGAGGAAAATTTAAGTCCTTATGGAAAATCTTTACTCAAGCTTTATGAAAGCTTATGCCACAAATATCAAATTAATCTTGACACTTACTCCATTTTATTTCACGATTATCGTCCTAAACTTTTGAGTTTGGAGAGATTTTTACTTTTTTTAAAGAGACTTTAA
- a CDS encoding cytochrome P450 gives MSECPFFPKPYKNKASTLLTFLLKRRSWLDGLYERSYQMQTGYVKMPNFDLYVINDTKEVKRMMVDEVREFPKSELLHRLLSPLLGESIFTTNGEVWHKQRELLKPSFELTRISKVFNLMSEAVADLMRRFEKYPDNSYIEVDEMMTFVTADVIFRTIMSSKLDEVQGRQILEAFATFQEESVRTAMRGMFYFPKWLSYLLGDRKRAKAGELIRKALSDIIKPRYEANLEKSDYEDILSSLLLVIDAKTNQRFSFEEILDQVAMLFLAGHETTASSLTWTLYLLSLYPEEQERAYNEICEILQDSKEIKIAHLRQFKFLTNVFKESLRLYPPVGFFAREAKKDTQVRDKLIKQGSGVVIAPWLIHRHELFWQNPHGFDPSRFEREYKKEAYLPFGMGERICIGQGFAMQEAILILANILKTYKLELKEGFVPDVVGRLTIRSLNGMWIKFSKR, from the coding sequence ATGAGTGAGTGTCCCTTTTTTCCAAAACCTTATAAAAACAAGGCTTCGACTTTACTAACCTTTTTGCTTAAAAGACGCTCTTGGCTAGACGGACTTTATGAAAGAAGTTATCAAATGCAAACAGGCTATGTGAAAATGCCAAATTTCGATCTTTATGTGATTAATGATACCAAAGAAGTTAAAAGAATGATGGTCGATGAAGTGAGGGAATTTCCTAAAAGTGAGCTTTTACATAGGCTTTTAAGTCCCTTGCTAGGAGAGAGCATTTTCACAACAAATGGTGAGGTGTGGCATAAGCAAAGAGAGCTTTTAAAACCTAGCTTTGAGCTGACTCGAATTTCTAAGGTTTTTAATTTGATGAGCGAAGCGGTGGCGGATTTAATGAGGCGTTTTGAAAAATACCCCGATAATTCTTACATAGAAGTCGATGAAATGATGACTTTCGTAACTGCTGATGTGATTTTTAGAACGATTATGTCCTCTAAACTTGATGAAGTGCAAGGTAGGCAAATTTTAGAAGCCTTTGCGACCTTTCAAGAAGAAAGCGTTAGAACGGCGATGCGGGGGATGTTTTATTTTCCAAAATGGCTTTCTTATCTGCTAGGAGATAGAAAAAGAGCTAAGGCAGGAGAGCTGATAAGAAAGGCTTTAAGTGATATTATAAAACCGCGTTATGAAGCAAATTTAGAAAAAAGCGATTATGAGGATATACTTTCTTCTTTACTTTTAGTTATCGATGCAAAGACAAATCAAAGATTTTCTTTTGAGGAAATTTTAGACCAAGTGGCAATGCTATTTTTAGCAGGACACGAAACGACCGCTAGCTCTCTTACTTGGACTTTATATCTTTTAAGCTTGTATCCTGAGGAGCAAGAAAGAGCTTATAATGAAATTTGCGAAATTTTGCAAGATAGCAAGGAGATAAAAATCGCCCATCTTAGACAATTTAAATTTCTCACCAATGTCTTTAAAGAGTCTTTAAGGCTTTACCCACCTGTAGGCTTTTTTGCAAGAGAAGCTAAAAAAGATACACAGGTAAGAGATAAGCTCATCAAGCAAGGCTCTGGCGTTGTGATAGCACCTTGGCTGATTCATCGCCACGAGCTTTTTTGGCAAAATCCTCACGGCTTTGATCCTTCGCGTTTTGAAAGAGAGTATAAAAAAGAGGCGTATTTACCTTTTGGTATGGGAGAGAGGATTTGCATAGGACAGGGCTTTGCTATGCAAGAAGCAATTCTTATTTTAGCAAATATTTTAAAAACTTATAAGCTTGAGCTTAAAGAAGGCTTTGTGCCAGATGTCGTTGGGCGACTTACAATTCGCTCCCTTAATGGAATGTGGATTAAATTTAGCAAACGATGA
- a CDS encoding hemerythrin family protein, protein MNKKIEWNKEFSINNYTLDKQHELIFDITNHANELAKEVLEHYDDSLQEELKKIIIRLFDYIKIHFKDEEAYMKEIDYPLLEEHKEAHRVLVEKTKELLNHSKNPQTFAKELASLTRDWISKHFCVDDKWIDAYKYRAIHLNEVHFSLKTYKTIQTLRNPAIDQEECFKYLCMCEDKIHQMPKSIHEELLKEESVLKCEVCEQILVLWEEGEIKDLSYLEKEFIKIGKNDV, encoded by the coding sequence ATGAATAAAAAAATTGAATGGAATAAAGAATTTAGCATTAACAACTACACGCTAGATAAGCAACACGAGCTTATATTTGACATCACAAATCATGCCAATGAACTTGCTAAAGAGGTTTTAGAGCATTATGATGACTCCTTACAAGAAGAGCTTAAAAAAATAATTATAAGGCTTTTTGATTATATCAAAATTCATTTTAAAGATGAGGAAGCCTATATGAAAGAGATCGATTATCCATTGCTAGAAGAACATAAGGAAGCGCATAGAGTTTTAGTGGAAAAAACCAAAGAGCTTTTAAATCACTCCAAAAACCCTCAAACATTTGCCAAAGAGCTTGCTAGTTTGACAAGAGATTGGATTTCTAAACATTTTTGCGTTGATGATAAGTGGATTGATGCTTACAAATATAGAGCAATTCATCTTAACGAAGTGCATTTTAGCTTAAAAACTTACAAAACTATACAAACTTTAAGAAATCCCGCTATAGACCAAGAAGAATGCTTTAAATATCTTTGTATGTGCGAGGATAAAATTCATCAAATGCCAAAAAGCATACATGAGGAGCTTTTAAAAGAAGAGAGTGTTTTAAAATGTGAAGTTTGTGAGCAAATTTTAGTATTGTGGGAAGAAGGGGAAATTAAGGATCTTTCATATTTAGAAAAAGAATTTATAAAAATAGGAAAAAATGATGTTTGA
- the kpsS gene encoding capsule polysaccharide modification protein KpsS, with amino-acid sequence MQFDLLLKKEFSGKNVALLQGPVGNFFSRLGAKLKKMDAKIVKINFNGGDFFFYPKGRIYRGSKENLAAFYEDFFTQNQIEVVLIYNDCRFVNHTGLEIAKKLGIAVWVFEEGYLRPYCITLEKDGVNANSTMPRDKNFYLSLNLKDVGTEIKKIPGGFKFMGFYSFLYWFFAFILAPFFNNSLHHRPLNPLEMFAWFKALFLKYKYKISEKRLNSKIYKLEKKYFLAILQVYNDTQILHHYKKDIEHFIEETILSFANHARAKSYLVFKHHPMDRGYRNYAALIEKLSEKYHVEGRILYVHDSYLPLLLQNALGCITINSTVGLSAIMEGCPTKVCGEAFYDFEGLTYPKKLHFFWREAHAYKPNSLLVSQFKKYLLQTNQINGNFYKNSSLMR; translated from the coding sequence ATGCAATTTGATCTTTTGTTAAAAAAAGAATTTAGTGGTAAAAATGTCGCACTTTTACAAGGTCCTGTGGGAAATTTCTTCTCGCGTTTGGGAGCAAAGCTTAAAAAAATGGACGCGAAAATTGTAAAAATCAATTTTAACGGCGGAGACTTTTTCTTTTATCCTAAGGGACGAATTTATAGAGGTAGCAAAGAAAATTTAGCCGCTTTTTATGAGGATTTTTTCACGCAAAATCAAATTGAGGTCGTTTTGATATATAATGACTGCCGTTTTGTCAATCATACAGGCTTGGAAATCGCCAAAAAGCTGGGCATTGCGGTGTGGGTTTTTGAGGAGGGGTATTTAAGACCTTATTGTATCACCTTAGAAAAAGATGGGGTTAATGCAAACTCGACTATGCCACGCGATAAAAATTTCTATTTAAGCTTAAATTTAAAAGATGTCGGCACTGAGATAAAAAAAATACCAGGTGGCTTTAAATTTATGGGTTTTTATAGCTTTTTATACTGGTTTTTTGCCTTTATTTTAGCTCCATTTTTTAATAATTCTTTGCATCACCGCCCTTTAAATCCTTTAGAAATGTTTGCTTGGTTTAAGGCTTTGTTTTTAAAATACAAGTATAAAATCAGTGAAAAAAGGCTCAATTCTAAAATTTATAAACTAGAAAAAAAATATTTTTTAGCCATTTTACAAGTCTATAATGACACACAAATTTTACATCACTACAAAAAAGATATTGAGCATTTTATCGAAGAAACTATCCTTTCTTTTGCTAATCACGCAAGAGCTAAATCTTACCTCGTCTTTAAACATCACCCTATGGATAGAGGATATAGAAATTACGCCGCTTTGATAGAGAAATTAAGCGAGAAATACCATGTCGAAGGACGCATTTTATATGTGCATGATAGCTATTTGCCACTTTTACTTCAAAATGCTCTAGGCTGCATTACCATAAATTCCACAGTAGGACTTAGTGCGATTATGGAGGGCTGTCCTACTAAGGTGTGTGGGGAGGCTTTTTATGATTTTGAGGGGTTGACTTATCCTAAGAAACTTCATTTTTTCTGGCGTGAAGCCCACGCTTATAAGCCAAATTCCTTACTTGTTTCACAATTTAAAAAATATCTCCTTCAAACAAATCAAATCAATGGCAATTTTTACAAAAATTCCTCTTTAATGAGATAA
- a CDS encoding flagellar assembly protein A, whose amino-acid sequence MFENKALQTKNPFKVLQSEQKECDFDLDFRILDFNTFGIKQNPPRSKNYPRTDLEVFYSDDFFVKNYDTIHQEFKIEIFPKTSNNPFKFTLGTNANLTLIKARLNYEKIDSNVNVNHHLKQALYKTLIKHKILILRLDRDLERNLDECIALLKEDKADGFEFIVARGVSEIPHQNAKLIFHRNTKVEMSEGRTYDERQYSQPVQKDELLFEYMYRKLGKIGRNLRGELLKIEPLEEELNAIKLKDDSIYTKELEDRIQYFSANYGFLTKDIEGFSVNNSLKVSKVDLKNTGSIKTDLDEEINIEVSNKNFNDDAVKSGIVNIKAANVNIEGHVGATELKAAKLQISGATHAKSKIYAQSAFIANHKGFFEGDVVFINNLERGEIKAKNVYVKRCIASKIEADNIFIEDLFMDNKLYPKKNLIILKNIKANNRIKVSPEVCFTINKCEDETKELKALFAKINIKLTTLLKQKQNFYTYLVTNQAKVIKLKKNKYANQVDTKIIEIYEDILQRYQVSVVKYKKLVALKYETKRRLESLENMIFKVKIYIQAEIKEEDNILEFDGVKNVYLELKKQGLYRLKEKGIECEEKYDESEIETLKAPFLEFLQEDS is encoded by the coding sequence ATGTTTGAAAATAAAGCCTTACAAACAAAAAATCCTTTTAAAGTTTTGCAGTCTGAGCAAAAAGAGTGTGATTTTGACTTAGATTTTCGCATTTTAGACTTTAACACTTTTGGCATCAAACAAAATCCACCAAGAAGCAAAAATTATCCTAGAACTGATCTTGAAGTGTTTTATTCTGATGATTTTTTTGTGAAAAATTATGATACCATTCATCAAGAATTCAAGATAGAAATTTTTCCTAAAACAAGCAACAATCCTTTTAAATTTACTTTAGGAACTAATGCAAATTTAACTCTTATAAAAGCTCGTTTAAATTATGAAAAAATAGATTCTAATGTAAATGTCAATCATCATTTAAAACAGGCTTTATATAAAACTTTAATTAAACACAAAATTCTTATTTTGCGTTTGGATAGGGATTTAGAAAGAAATTTAGATGAGTGTATTGCTTTGCTTAAAGAAGATAAGGCTGATGGTTTTGAATTTATAGTTGCAAGAGGCGTGAGCGAAATCCCTCATCAAAATGCGAAACTTATTTTTCACAGAAACACAAAGGTTGAAATGAGTGAGGGTAGAACATATGATGAAAGACAATATTCTCAACCTGTGCAAAAAGATGAGCTTTTATTTGAATATATGTATAGAAAACTAGGGAAAATTGGGCGAAATCTAAGAGGAGAATTACTAAAAATAGAACCTTTGGAAGAAGAACTTAATGCGATCAAATTAAAAGATGATAGCATTTACACCAAAGAATTAGAAGATAGAATACAATATTTTAGTGCAAATTATGGTTTTTTGACTAAGGATATTGAGGGCTTTAGTGTAAATAATTCCTTAAAAGTATCGAAAGTAGATTTAAAAAATACAGGTTCAATTAAAACAGATTTAGATGAGGAAATTAATATCGAAGTTTCAAATAAAAATTTCAATGATGATGCTGTAAAATCAGGAATAGTCAATATAAAAGCCGCTAATGTCAATATCGAAGGACATGTGGGTGCGACAGAACTAAAAGCCGCCAAACTTCAAATTTCAGGTGCTACACACGCAAAATCAAAAATTTACGCACAAAGTGCTTTTATAGCAAATCATAAAGGATTTTTTGAGGGAGATGTCGTTTTTATCAATAATTTAGAACGAGGTGAGATTAAGGCAAAAAATGTTTATGTAAAGCGTTGTATCGCTTCCAAAATAGAAGCGGATAATATTTTTATTGAAGATTTATTTATGGATAATAAGCTCTATCCTAAGAAAAATTTAATTATTCTTAAAAATATCAAGGCAAATAATCGCATAAAAGTCTCTCCAGAAGTTTGTTTTACAATAAATAAATGTGAAGACGAAACAAAAGAACTTAAAGCTTTATTTGCTAAAATCAATATCAAATTAACAACCCTATTAAAACAAAAGCAAAATTTTTACACTTATCTTGTAACAAATCAAGCAAAAGTTATCAAGTTGAAGAAAAACAAATATGCCAATCAAGTAGATACTAAAATTATAGAGATTTATGAAGATATTTTACAAAGATACCAAGTAAGTGTTGTAAAATATAAAAAACTTGTCGCTTTAAAATATGAAACAAAAAGACGACTTGAAAGTCTTGAAAATATGATATTTAAAGTCAAAATTTATATCCAAGCTGAAATAAAAGAAGAAGATAATATTTTAGAATTTGATGGCGTGAAAAATGTCTATTTAGAACTTAAAAAACAAGGGCTTTATAGATTGAAAGAAAAAGGAATTGAATGTGAGGAAAAATATGATGAAAGTGAAATAGAAACACTTAAAGCACCTTTTTTGGAATTTTTACAAGAAGATTCATAA